Proteins encoded in a region of the Gulosibacter sediminis genome:
- a CDS encoding histidinol-phosphate transaminase: MTDAPVQLRPEILAQRAYQQGKPAAPTAFKLSSNELPFQPLEAVLEAVNGVSGFNRYPDARATAVREALGAHYGLPAEQVLIGAGSVSLLYQAAQAAAGAGDEILYPWRSFEAYPGIVTVAGATSVQVPLKADASIDLDGLADAITERTRMVVVCTPNNPTGPAVRQDDFERFMERVPSNLLVIADEAYIEFVTDPAVLNATRLLRDYPNLVVARTFSKAYGLAGLRVGYMLGNAQVLQAFATTAIPFTISEQAQAATLAVMQEADAIRERVNEITARRDEVRRALIDQGWRVPETQANFVWLPAGEQTEGVNEILLEGGIVARAFPGHGLRVSIGEEASVSPLLAACWQAIERYPYLRQTDAE, translated from the coding sequence ATGACTGATGCACCGGTGCAGCTACGACCCGAAATCCTCGCCCAGCGGGCCTACCAGCAGGGCAAGCCCGCGGCCCCCACGGCGTTCAAGCTCTCGTCGAACGAGCTGCCGTTCCAGCCGCTCGAGGCCGTGCTCGAGGCGGTCAACGGCGTGAGCGGGTTTAACCGGTATCCGGATGCTCGGGCGACCGCCGTGCGCGAGGCCCTCGGCGCGCACTACGGCCTCCCCGCCGAGCAGGTGCTCATCGGCGCGGGCTCGGTCTCGCTGCTCTACCAGGCCGCCCAGGCGGCGGCCGGCGCCGGCGACGAGATCCTCTACCCGTGGCGCAGCTTCGAGGCGTACCCGGGCATCGTCACCGTCGCGGGCGCCACGAGCGTGCAGGTGCCGCTCAAGGCCGACGCGTCGATCGACCTCGACGGCCTCGCCGACGCGATCACCGAGCGCACGCGCATGGTCGTCGTCTGCACCCCGAACAACCCCACCGGCCCGGCCGTGCGCCAGGACGACTTCGAGCGATTCATGGAGCGCGTGCCGAGCAACCTGCTCGTCATCGCCGACGAGGCGTACATCGAGTTCGTCACCGACCCCGCGGTGCTCAACGCGACCCGCCTGCTGCGCGACTACCCGAACCTCGTCGTCGCCCGCACCTTCTCGAAGGCCTACGGCCTCGCCGGCCTGCGCGTCGGCTACATGCTCGGCAACGCGCAGGTGTTGCAGGCGTTCGCGACCACGGCCATCCCCTTCACCATCTCGGAGCAGGCGCAGGCCGCCACGCTCGCGGTGATGCAGGAGGCCGACGCGATCCGCGAGCGAGTCAACGAGATCACCGCCCGCCGCGACGAGGTGCGCCGCGCGCTCATCGACCAGGGCTGGCGCGTGCCCGAAACGCAGGCGAACTTCGTGTGGCTGCCGGCCGGCGAGCAGACCGAGGGCGTCAACGAGATTCTGCTCGAGGGCGGCATCGTCGCACGGGCTTTCCCGGGCCACGGGCTGCGCGTGTCGATCGGTGAAGAAGCCTCGGTTTCGCCGCTGCTTGCCGCCTGTTGGCAGGCCATCGAGCGGTACCCGTACCTGCGTCAGACCGACGCGGAGTAG
- a CDS encoding phage holin family protein, whose translation MRFLASIVLNAVALWATVWVLQGGLTVTAYDDSQASLVLTYLLLAVVWGLVNAVIGSVVRIVSMPLYCLTLGLFALVVNGFLFWLVGWVSGLLDFGLTIDNFWWAIGGAIIMGILSAILNGIFRTRKRDRRREVED comes from the coding sequence ATGCGCTTTCTCGCCTCGATCGTTCTCAACGCCGTCGCACTGTGGGCCACCGTGTGGGTCCTGCAGGGCGGCCTGACCGTCACGGCCTACGACGACTCGCAGGCCTCGCTTGTGCTCACCTACCTGCTGCTCGCGGTCGTGTGGGGTCTCGTCAATGCCGTCATCGGCTCGGTAGTGCGTATCGTCTCGATGCCGCTGTACTGCCTCACGCTCGGCCTATTCGCGCTCGTCGTCAACGGCTTCCTGTTCTGGCTCGTCGGCTGGGTGAGCGGGCTGCTCGACTTCGGCCTGACCATCGACAACTTCTGGTGGGCCATCGGCGGCGCGATCATCATGGGTATCCTCTCGGCGATCCTCAATGGCATCTTCCGCACCCGCAAGCGCGACCGCCGCCGCGAGGTCGAGGACTAA
- a CDS encoding low molecular weight protein-tyrosine-phosphatase: MSAVDGAGPVFRICFVCTGNICRSPMAEAISRDMAVRDGFGDSIEFDSAGTGDWHVGEKADPRTLSSLQRAGYSADGHRAKQFDPDWFGNYDLVVTFDPSQDRILKTWAETPEQRALIRPLLSFCDLHEDAGDVPDPYYGSDELFNEVRDLIEHACEKLLAQVEPVTRAARETATP; this comes from the coding sequence ATGTCAGCAGTCGACGGCGCGGGGCCGGTATTTCGCATCTGTTTCGTCTGCACGGGCAATATCTGCCGCTCCCCCATGGCCGAAGCCATCAGCCGCGACATGGCCGTGCGGGACGGTTTCGGCGACTCCATCGAGTTCGACTCCGCGGGCACGGGCGACTGGCACGTCGGCGAAAAGGCTGATCCGCGCACCCTAAGCTCGCTGCAGCGCGCCGGGTATTCGGCCGACGGGCACCGCGCGAAACAGTTCGACCCCGACTGGTTCGGCAACTACGACCTCGTCGTCACCTTCGACCCGAGCCAGGATCGCATCCTCAAAACCTGGGCCGAGACCCCCGAGCAGCGCGCACTCATTCGCCCGCTGCTCTCATTCTGCGACCTGCACGAGGACGCCGGGGATGTGCCGGATCCCTACTATGGGAGTGACGAGCTATTCAACGAAGTGCGAGACCTCATCGAGCACGCGTGCGAAAAGCTGCTCGCGCAGGTCGAGCCCGTAACGCGGGCCGCGCGCGAGACCGCAACCCCCTAG
- the purB gene encoding adenylosuccinate lyase, which produces MSPLPPQLISPLDNRYYKAVAPIGEHLSEAALNRARVKVEIEWLIFLTDRELFGASPLTAEQQTKLRAVVDAFDQEAIDALATIEATTRHDVKAVEYYVRDRLRALDLGAVEELTHFGCTSEDINNTSYALTIRDAVTEVWLPAAAALVEQISTLAREQREQPMLSLTHGQPATPTTLGKELAVVAHRLGRILRRIEQQEYLGKWAGATGNFAAHLVANPELDWEQAADEFTASLGLVWNPLTTQIESHDWQAELYSDIAHFNRVLHNFCTDVWLYIQRGIFKQIPQPGATGSSTMPHKINPIRFENAESNLELSCAILDSLAATLVTSRMQRDLSDSSSQRNIGVGFGHSLLALDNVRRGLGELAVNPDTLRRELDGNWEVLAEAIQTVIRAEIVAGRSHIEDPYAVLKELTRGHSVSRDELVAFVDGLEIGDAAKARLRELTPQSYTGRSAQLVDRLG; this is translated from the coding sequence ATGAGTCCTCTGCCGCCGCAGCTGATCAGCCCTCTCGACAACCGGTACTACAAGGCGGTGGCGCCGATCGGTGAGCACCTCAGCGAGGCGGCCCTCAACCGCGCCCGCGTGAAGGTCGAGATCGAGTGGCTCATCTTCCTCACCGACCGCGAGCTGTTCGGCGCGAGCCCCCTCACGGCCGAGCAGCAGACCAAGCTGCGCGCCGTCGTGGACGCCTTCGACCAGGAGGCGATCGACGCGCTCGCGACCATCGAGGCGACGACCCGGCACGACGTCAAGGCGGTCGAGTACTACGTGCGCGACCGACTGCGCGCGCTTGACCTCGGCGCGGTCGAGGAGCTCACGCACTTCGGCTGCACCTCGGAGGACATCAACAACACCTCGTACGCGCTCACCATTCGCGACGCCGTCACCGAGGTGTGGCTGCCCGCCGCGGCCGCGCTCGTCGAGCAGATCTCGACGCTCGCCCGCGAGCAGCGCGAGCAGCCGATGCTCTCGCTTACGCACGGCCAGCCCGCCACGCCGACCACGCTCGGCAAAGAGCTCGCCGTCGTCGCGCACCGCCTCGGCCGCATCCTGCGCCGCATCGAGCAGCAGGAGTACCTCGGCAAGTGGGCCGGCGCGACCGGCAACTTCGCCGCGCACCTCGTCGCCAACCCCGAACTCGACTGGGAGCAGGCGGCCGACGAGTTCACCGCATCCCTCGGCCTCGTGTGGAACCCGCTCACGACGCAGATAGAGTCGCACGACTGGCAGGCCGAGCTCTACTCCGACATCGCGCACTTCAACCGCGTACTGCACAACTTCTGCACCGACGTGTGGCTGTACATCCAGCGCGGCATCTTCAAGCAGATCCCGCAGCCCGGCGCGACCGGCTCGTCGACGATGCCGCACAAGATCAACCCGATTCGCTTCGAGAACGCCGAGTCGAACCTCGAGCTCTCGTGCGCGATTCTCGACTCCCTCGCCGCGACCCTCGTGACCTCGCGCATGCAGCGCGACCTCAGCGACTCGTCGTCGCAGCGCAACATCGGCGTCGGCTTCGGCCACTCGCTGCTCGCGCTCGACAACGTGCGCCGCGGCCTCGGCGAGCTCGCCGTGAACCCCGACACGCTCAGGCGCGAGCTCGACGGCAACTGGGAGGTGCTCGCCGAGGCGATTCAGACCGTGATTCGCGCCGAGATCGTCGCGGGTCGCTCGCACATCGAAGACCCGTACGCGGTGCTCAAGGAGCTCACCCGCGGCCACTCGGTCAGCCGCGATGAGCTCGTCGCGTTCGTCGACGGCCTCGAGATCGGGGATGCGGCGAAGGCACGCCTGCGCGAGCTCACCCCGCAGAGCTACACGGGTCGCTCGGCGCAGCTCGTCGACCGGCTGGGCTAG
- a CDS encoding AI-2E family transporter: MQDTTPGGPARTAGAGSRALITIAVVVLSMIGLVLLQQVANFVTPVFLGINLVLAVAPLMHWLIRKRVPRLLAVIIAGVFVYGLLLAFVGLLAWSVMMLIQELPKYGAEFQGLYSTLLDWLTSFGVSQEQVVAQLQGVFNPSAIVSVLQSLASNVGGVLSLLATLVVMIFFLLFDAMGFEKRLGKIRDDRPSLGVALDSFSQGVARYWIVTTIFGLIVAVLDVVALELLGVPLALVWGVFSFLTNYIPNIGFVIGMIPPVLMALLANGWVNALIVLAVWSVINFVIQSLIQPKFAGEAVGVTPTVSFLSLLVWAFALGPVGALLALPATLLVKALLVDADPRNRWINYLVDARPDLTSSRPIFRPDPEAAPDREAAKDEGA, from the coding sequence ATGCAGGACACCACCCCAGGGGGCCCCGCGCGCACAGCGGGCGCCGGCAGCCGGGCGCTGATCACCATCGCGGTGGTCGTGCTCTCGATGATCGGACTCGTGCTGCTGCAGCAGGTCGCGAACTTCGTCACACCGGTGTTTCTCGGCATCAACCTCGTGCTCGCTGTCGCACCGCTTATGCACTGGCTCATCCGCAAGCGCGTGCCGCGCCTGCTCGCCGTCATCATCGCGGGCGTGTTCGTATACGGACTGCTGCTCGCCTTCGTCGGGCTGCTTGCCTGGTCGGTGATGATGCTCATCCAGGAGCTCCCGAAGTACGGCGCCGAGTTCCAGGGCCTCTACTCGACCCTGCTCGACTGGCTCACGAGCTTCGGCGTCTCGCAGGAGCAGGTCGTCGCGCAGCTGCAGGGCGTGTTCAACCCCTCGGCGATCGTGTCGGTGCTGCAGAGCCTCGCGAGCAACGTCGGCGGCGTGCTCTCACTGCTCGCGACGCTCGTTGTCATGATCTTCTTCCTGCTCTTCGACGCCATGGGCTTCGAGAAGCGATTGGGCAAGATTCGCGACGACCGCCCGAGCCTCGGCGTCGCCCTCGACTCGTTCTCGCAGGGCGTCGCCCGCTACTGGATCGTCACGACGATCTTCGGCCTCATCGTCGCGGTGCTCGACGTCGTCGCGCTCGAGCTGCTCGGCGTGCCCCTCGCGCTCGTGTGGGGCGTGTTCTCGTTCCTCACCAACTACATCCCGAACATCGGCTTCGTCATCGGCATGATCCCGCCGGTGCTCATGGCCCTGCTCGCGAACGGCTGGGTCAACGCGCTCATCGTGCTCGCGGTGTGGAGCGTCATCAACTTCGTGATTCAGTCGCTCATTCAGCCGAAGTTCGCGGGCGAGGCGGTCGGCGTCACGCCGACGGTCTCGTTCCTCTCGCTGCTCGTGTGGGCGTTCGCGCTCGGCCCGGTGGGCGCGCTGCTCGCGCTGCCCGCAACCCTGCTCGTCAAGGCACTGCTCGTCGACGCCGACCCGCGCAACCGCTGGATCAACTACCTCGTGGATGCGCGCCCCGACCTCACGAGCTCGCGGCCGATCTTCCGCCCCGATCCCGAGGCAGCGCCCGACCGTGAAGCAGCCAAGGACGAGGGCGCGTGA
- a CDS encoding ABC transporter permease: MFWTYLRRELRGRKKQTVIVSIGLAIAVALVIVVNSLSSGVRAAQAQSLQAVYGIGTDLTVTGAQAEPGSDGGGPQFDFGSEDSTTSDDGSTTLDQSQLQTDMMRGTLDASTLETVLGIDGVSQATGTLSLTNSTFSGELPDMSSSDSTTTDGTTTDGTTTDGSMTPPDGGGGGGFGGGQFGVDSFSVLGIDPASVIGPMSSVSVTDGRLLTPDDNGTNVAVLDSTYATSAELAVGDTLEVGGEDFEVVGIVSSTNSDADTASNVYIPLDVAQDLSGAGDVVSTVYVQTTSSDNISTVQTTLETELPDATVSSQSDLASTVSGSLSTASNLITNLGTWLSIIVLLVAVGLAVLFTTSGIARRTRELGTLKAIGWSNGRIVRQVAGESMVQSLIGGVAGLAVGLIGILTINVIAPTISAGTEAQGAMGGGEAGGAPGGGGGAPDAIGQAVSSATTIVLQAPLSVWVLVLALSCSVAAGVITGIFGGWRAARLSPAESLRAVG; this comes from the coding sequence ATGTTTTGGACATACCTGCGGCGCGAACTGCGTGGCCGCAAAAAGCAGACGGTCATCGTCAGCATCGGCCTCGCGATCGCGGTCGCGCTCGTCATCGTCGTGAACTCGCTCTCGTCGGGCGTGCGCGCGGCGCAGGCACAATCCCTCCAGGCCGTGTACGGCATCGGCACCGACCTCACCGTCACGGGCGCGCAGGCCGAGCCCGGGAGCGACGGCGGCGGCCCCCAGTTCGACTTCGGCAGCGAGGATTCGACGACGAGCGACGACGGTTCGACGACGCTCGACCAGTCGCAGCTCCAGACCGACATGATGCGAGGCACGCTTGACGCGTCGACGCTCGAGACCGTGCTCGGCATCGACGGCGTCTCGCAGGCGACCGGCACGCTGAGCCTCACCAACTCGACCTTCTCGGGCGAGCTGCCCGACATGTCGAGCAGCGACAGCACCACGACTGACGGCACCACCACTGACGGCACGACCACCGACGGCTCGATGACCCCGCCCGACGGCGGCGGCGGTGGCGGCTTCGGCGGCGGCCAGTTCGGCGTCGACTCGTTCAGCGTGCTCGGCATCGACCCGGCCTCGGTGATCGGCCCCATGAGCTCGGTCTCGGTGACCGACGGGCGCCTGCTCACCCCCGACGACAACGGCACGAACGTGGCCGTGCTCGACTCCACCTATGCGACGAGCGCCGAGCTCGCCGTGGGCGACACGCTCGAGGTCGGCGGCGAGGACTTCGAGGTCGTTGGCATCGTCTCGTCGACGAACTCCGATGCCGACACCGCGTCGAATGTCTACATTCCGCTCGACGTCGCGCAGGATCTCTCGGGCGCCGGCGACGTCGTCTCAACCGTCTACGTGCAGACCACGTCCTCCGACAACATCTCGACCGTGCAGACCACGCTCGAGACCGAGCTGCCGGATGCGACGGTCAGCTCGCAGTCCGACCTCGCGTCGACCGTGTCGGGCTCGCTGAGCACCGCATCCAACCTCATCACCAACCTCGGCACGTGGCTCTCGATCATCGTGCTGCTCGTCGCGGTCGGCCTCGCCGTGCTCTTTACGACCTCGGGCATCGCCCGCCGCACCCGCGAGCTCGGCACGCTCAAGGCGATCGGCTGGTCGAACGGCCGCATCGTGCGCCAGGTCGCGGGCGAGTCGATGGTGCAGTCGCTCATCGGTGGCGTCGCGGGCCTCGCGGTCGGCCTCATCGGCATCCTCACGATCAACGTCATCGCGCCCACCATCTCCGCCGGCACCGAGGCGCAGGGCGCCATGGGCGGCGGCGAGGCGGGCGGCGCACCGGGCGGTGGCGGCGGCGCACCCGACGCCATCGGCCAGGCGGTGAGCAGCGCCACGACCATCGTGCTGCAGGCCCCGCTCAGCGTCTGGGTCCTCGTGCTCGCCCTCAGCTGCTCGGTCGCGGCCGGCGTCATCACGGGCATCTTCGGCGGCTGGCGTGCCGCCCGTCTCAGCCCCGCCGAATCGCTCCGCGCGGTCGGCTAA
- a CDS encoding ABC transporter ATP-binding protein — translation MTITEEQQLGFDPVAAPGAFRLENVSKEYKQKRRTVTPLKGVDAQIDAGEFVTIQGSTGGGKSTLLQLLGALDRPSGGHVYLGDIDLANATNAQLQSLRATEIGFVFQSFNLIPTLTAAENVDMGLEPLDLESDERDRRVAEALERVGLGDRADHRPDELSGGQQQRVAIARAIAKQPRVLLADEPTGNLDERMRDDILQVLEELNAEGLTLVVVTHDSAVAKRARRRLRLAKGLLRDVA, via the coding sequence ATGACCATCACCGAAGAACAGCAGCTCGGGTTCGATCCGGTCGCGGCGCCCGGCGCATTCCGCCTCGAGAACGTGAGCAAGGAGTACAAGCAGAAGCGCCGCACCGTCACGCCGCTCAAGGGCGTGGATGCGCAGATCGACGCGGGCGAGTTCGTCACCATCCAGGGGTCGACCGGCGGCGGCAAGTCGACGCTGCTGCAGCTGCTCGGCGCGCTCGACCGCCCGAGCGGCGGGCACGTCTACCTCGGCGACATCGACCTCGCGAACGCGACGAACGCGCAGCTGCAGTCGCTGCGCGCGACCGAGATCGGCTTCGTGTTCCAGTCGTTCAACCTCATTCCGACCCTCACCGCGGCCGAGAACGTCGACATGGGCCTCGAGCCGCTCGATCTCGAGTCGGACGAGCGCGACCGCCGGGTTGCCGAGGCGCTCGAACGGGTCGGCCTCGGCGACCGGGCCGATCACCGCCCCGACGAGCTCTCGGGTGGGCAGCAGCAGCGCGTCGCGATTGCCCGCGCGATCGCGAAGCAGCCGCGGGTGCTGCTCGCCGACGAGCCCACCGGCAACCTCGACGAGCGCATGCGCGACGACATTCTGCAGGTGCTCGAGGAGCTCAACGCCGAGGGGCTCACCCTCGTCGTCGTGACCCACGACTCGGCCGTCGCGAAGCGCGCGCGCCGCCGGCTGCGCCTCGCGAAGGGGCTGCTGCGCGACGTCGCTTAG
- a CDS encoding IclR family transcriptional regulator: MANEAKTQGSQTLARGLRALEIIGDSPTPMTVARLAEAIGIHRSMAYRLLATLEAHGFAARTASGEIELGARLVALARGVARDLQAAAAPELDRVADELQLTTFLVTHDGEAAVTLLSAQPRDLDAMVVQRPGSRHSVDVGAPGRVIRSQLDPVAFPPARFELSHEEVIDGLNSIAVPIALPQGRPAALAALFVARPIDQEAIVERLVTAARHIAERVR; this comes from the coding sequence GTGGCGAATGAGGCAAAGACCCAGGGATCCCAGACGCTCGCCCGCGGCCTGCGGGCCCTCGAGATCATCGGCGATTCGCCAACACCCATGACGGTCGCGCGGCTCGCCGAGGCCATCGGCATCCACCGCTCGATGGCGTACCGCCTGCTCGCGACGCTCGAGGCGCACGGCTTCGCGGCGCGCACCGCATCCGGCGAGATCGAGCTCGGCGCCCGGCTCGTCGCCCTCGCCCGCGGGGTCGCCCGCGACCTCCAGGCCGCGGCGGCGCCGGAGCTCGACCGCGTCGCCGACGAACTCCAGCTCACGACGTTCCTCGTCACCCACGACGGCGAGGCAGCGGTGACGCTGCTCAGCGCGCAGCCCCGCGACCTCGACGCGATGGTCGTGCAGCGCCCCGGCAGCCGCCACTCGGTCGACGTTGGCGCCCCCGGCCGGGTCATCCGCTCGCAGCTCGACCCCGTGGCCTTCCCACCAGCTCGCTTCGAGCTGAGCCATGAGGAGGTCATCGACGGCCTCAACTCGATCGCGGTGCCGATCGCGCTGCCGCAGGGGCGGCCGGCCGCGCTCGCGGCGTTGTTCGTCGCGCGCCCGATCGACCAGGAGGCGATCGTCGAACGGCTCGTCACCGCCGCTCGGCACATTGCCGAACGAGTGCGGTGA
- a CDS encoding FAD-dependent monooxygenase translates to MQIHYRGYESGDPRVRPAAGYGVDRPTELPDEMDVLIVGTGPAAVAVTAQLSRFPSINARAIERRPGRLEVGQADGIQARSVETFQAFGFADEVIAEAYRNVEMCWWKPSKDDPSKIERVSRDPDDANGISEFPHIYVNQSRILDYFLRDAKRAPGRIEPDYGIEFLDCTIDPTAEYAVTARLRYTAGPREGEERTVRAKYLVGGDGARSSVRSALGHRLEGDASMHAWGVMDVMANTDFPDFQVKCSIQSHDAGNILLIPREGGYLSRLYVDLGVVEEHDAGAVRATPLEAMIERANRILAPYSLDVRAVTWWSVYEVAHRITNGFDDVPAEQIDTRTPHAFIMGDACHTHSAKAGQGMNVSIQDGFNLGWKLAAVLEGRSPESLLSTYASERKEIAQNLIDFDKEWSTMMARPVDEWEDPAELERYYVNTMEFPAGFMTEYAPSIITLGTEHQALAAGFPIGKRFKSAEVIRRADNRWQHLGHLHEADGRWRIYVFADSASPALEGTPVADFANWWANDEASPRVRYTPGDGDDDAVFDSKVIYQQEYTEFDPKDVPNAFKPVKVPFGLEDINQIFATGHGRDIHRDREVSRDGAIVIVRPDQYVAGVLPLSARDELTSFFAQHMLEPAPAERAEFITNFHERIKL, encoded by the coding sequence ATGCAGATCCACTACCGAGGCTATGAATCGGGCGACCCGCGCGTCCGCCCCGCCGCCGGGTACGGCGTCGACCGGCCCACCGAACTTCCCGACGAGATGGACGTGCTGATCGTCGGCACCGGCCCCGCCGCGGTCGCCGTCACCGCGCAGCTCTCGCGCTTCCCCTCGATCAACGCGCGCGCGATCGAGCGCCGCCCCGGCCGCCTCGAGGTCGGGCAGGCCGACGGCATCCAGGCCCGCTCGGTCGAGACGTTCCAGGCCTTCGGCTTCGCAGACGAGGTCATCGCCGAGGCGTACCGCAACGTCGAGATGTGCTGGTGGAAGCCGTCGAAGGACGACCCCTCGAAGATCGAGCGCGTCTCGCGCGACCCCGACGACGCGAACGGCATCAGCGAGTTCCCGCACATCTACGTCAACCAGTCGCGCATCCTCGACTACTTCCTCCGCGACGCGAAGCGCGCGCCCGGCCGCATCGAGCCCGACTACGGCATCGAGTTCCTCGACTGCACGATCGACCCCACCGCCGAGTACGCCGTCACCGCGCGCCTGCGCTACACGGCCGGCCCGCGAGAGGGCGAGGAGCGCACGGTGCGCGCGAAGTACCTCGTCGGCGGCGACGGCGCCCGCAGCTCGGTGCGCTCGGCGCTCGGCCACCGCCTGGAGGGCGACGCATCGATGCACGCCTGGGGCGTCATGGACGTCATGGCGAACACCGACTTCCCCGACTTCCAGGTGAAGTGCTCGATCCAGTCGCACGATGCCGGCAACATCCTGCTCATCCCCCGCGAGGGCGGCTACCTCTCGCGCCTCTACGTCGACCTCGGCGTGGTCGAAGAGCACGACGCGGGCGCCGTGCGCGCTACCCCGCTCGAGGCAATGATCGAGCGAGCCAACCGCATCCTCGCCCCCTACTCACTCGACGTGCGCGCCGTCACCTGGTGGTCGGTCTACGAGGTCGCCCACCGCATCACCAACGGCTTCGACGACGTACCCGCCGAACAGATCGACACCCGCACGCCGCACGCGTTCATCATGGGCGACGCCTGCCACACCCACTCGGCGAAGGCCGGCCAGGGCATGAACGTGTCGATTCAGGACGGCTTCAACCTCGGCTGGAAACTCGCCGCCGTGCTCGAGGGCCGCTCCCCCGAGTCGCTGCTGTCGACCTACGCGTCGGAGCGCAAGGAAATCGCGCAGAACCTCATCGACTTCGACAAGGAGTGGTCGACGATGATGGCCCGCCCGGTCGACGAGTGGGAGGACCCGGCCGAGCTCGAGCGCTACTACGTCAACACGATGGAGTTCCCCGCGGGCTTCATGACCGAGTACGCGCCGTCGATCATCACGCTCGGCACCGAGCACCAGGCGCTCGCCGCCGGCTTCCCCATCGGCAAGCGCTTCAAGTCGGCCGAGGTGATTCGCCGCGCCGACAACCGCTGGCAGCACCTCGGGCACCTGCACGAGGCCGACGGCCGCTGGCGCATCTACGTGTTCGCCGACTCGGCCTCCCCCGCGCTCGAGGGCACGCCGGTCGCCGACTTCGCGAACTGGTGGGCGAACGACGAGGCCTCGCCGCGCGTGCGCTACACGCCGGGCGACGGCGACGACGACGCGGTGTTCGACTCGAAGGTGATCTACCAGCAGGAGTACACCGAGTTCGACCCGAAGGACGTGCCGAACGCCTTCAAGCCGGTCAAGGTGCCGTTCGGGCTCGAAGACATCAACCAGATCTTCGCGACGGGCCACGGCCGCGACATCCACCGCGACCGCGAGGTATCGCGCGATGGCGCGATCGTGATCGTCCGCCCCGATCAGTACGTCGCCGGCGTGCTGCCCCTCTCAGCCCGCGACGAGCTCACGAGCTTCTTCGCGCAGCACATGCTCGAGCCTGCCCCGGCCGAGCGCGCGGAGTTCATCACGAACTTCCACGAGCGCATCAAGCTGTAA
- a CDS encoding DUF4386 family protein, producing MPASGSPRAVFGLHLLLVATLFVRGRALPSWLGILVALAGVGYLVDAALVAGHGEAAIGQFTLVGEVVLLVWLLGWAGARRRPKTRSGRRREPVTA from the coding sequence ATGCCCGCATCGGGAAGTCCTCGGGCCGTCTTCGGCCTGCACCTGCTGCTCGTCGCGACCCTGTTCGTGCGCGGCCGCGCACTGCCGAGCTGGCTGGGCATCCTCGTCGCGCTCGCGGGCGTCGGCTACCTCGTCGACGCGGCGCTCGTCGCCGGACATGGCGAAGCAGCCATCGGGCAGTTCACCCTCGTGGGCGAGGTGGTGCTGCTCGTCTGGCTGCTTGGCTGGGCTGGCGCGCGGCGGCGCCCCAAGACTCGCTCGGGGCGCCGCCGGGAGCCGGTTACAGCTTGA